In the Colletotrichum higginsianum IMI 349063 chromosome 7 map unlocalized unitig_7, whole genome shotgun sequence genome, one interval contains:
- a CDS encoding NAD dependent epimerase/dehydratase yields MADRLLYTGATGFVGGTVLSQLLNTSNPQIKGLSITALVRKQEQADLLKQKGVDAVVFRGLDDSEFLRKTASEYDYVIHTPTGFHTASAVALIEGLAERKRQTGRDVYFIHTSGTSNLAERAITKETTPGPVHEWSDKEDVFEFEERKEAEEAYGQRTTDVAVVKTGERTGVKTYIMMPPTIYGRGTGFFNQGSMQIPSVIRAAVKAGVPAYVGDGTARLGHVHVTDLALLYELVFGKVLAGEEIPSGRRGIYFSNTGSHNWRDIAGHVGRAGVALGALKAAEPRSVSLDEVAAKWLKAPPQVAEMNYAANSATKPVLATELGWKPRKTEKDWEESFLEAFQMVLDEQK; encoded by the exons ATGGCAGATAGACTCTTGTACACCGGTGCCACCGGCTTTGT AGGCGGCACCGTCCTGTCCCAGCTGCTCAACACCTCCAACCCGCAGATCAAGGGCTTGTCCATCACGGCGCTGGTCCGCAAGCAGGAGCAGGCGGACCTGCTGAAGCAaaagggcgtcgacgccgtcgtcttccggGGGCTGGACGACTCCGAGTTCCTGAGAAAGACGGCGAGCGAGTATGACTACGTGATCCACACGCCCACCGGCTTCCACACCGCCTCGGCGGTCGCTCTCATCGAGGGGCTCGCGGAACGCAAGAGGCAGACGGGCAGGGACGTCTACTTCATCCAC ACATCCGGAACGTCTAACCTCGCAGAGAGAGCCATCACCAAGGAGACGACGCCGGGCCCGGTCCACGAGTGGTCCGACAAGGAAGACGTCTTCGAGTTCGAGGAGCGGAAGGAGGCGGAAGAGGCCTACGGCCAGCGCACGAcggacgtcgccgtcgtgaAGACGGGCGAGCGCACCGGCGTCAAGACGTACAtcatgatgccgccgaccATCTACGGCCGCGGGACGGGCTTCTTCAACCAGGGGTCTATGCAGATCCCGAGCGTCATCCGGGCGGCCGTCAAAGCCGGGGTGCCCGCGTACGTGGGCGACGGCACGGCGCGCCTGGGCCACGTCCACGTCACGGACCTCGCCCTGCTGTACGagctcgtcttcggcaaggtcctggccggcgaggagatCCCCTCGGGCCGGAGGGGCATCTACTTCTCCAACACGGGCAGCCACAACTGGCGGGACATCGCGGGACACGTCGGCAGGGCCGGCGTCGCTCTCGGCGCGCTgaaggcggccgagccgAGGTCCGTGTCGCTGGACGAGGTTGCCGCGAAGTGGCtgaaggcgccgccgcaggtTGCCGAGATGAATTACGCGGCAAA CTCTGCCACCAAGCCCGTTCTCGCAACCGAGCTCGGGTGGAAGCCCAGGAAGACGGAAAAGGACTGGGAGGAGTCGTTCCTCGAGGCGTTCCAGATGGTGCTAGACGAGCAAAAGTAG
- a CDS encoding MFS transporter, whose protein sequence is MTEPRKSEEAKADVSQMERVLTGGSNGGGPDKPAAKSGKVDEFGAHTKTDPKEIALVKKIDWYILPILWVMYFLNFLDRNAMINGKLNSLATDLKLKGTEYNTCVSILFVGYLCGQIPSNMILNRVRPSWYMAGFMLAWSIISLLTYLAHDYKTMLICRFLLGITEAPFYPGALYMLSMFYTRKEIATRMAIFYTGNMLASAFSGLIAAGIFAGLDGKHGLAGWQWLFIIQGAVSIGVAFGAFYFLPNAPLQTRWLTPEQRQMAHQRIFDDTTDRREGKTSVWKGLREACTDWRTWVFCLMDNMHLSANGFKNFLPSVVKTLNYNTTITLVLTCPPYILAGIMSIVVSHSSGRFNERTWHTTVSKLIACAGFAMAVATLNTTVRYVGIMIFVGATYGVNNIILGWTASTLGQTDEKKAVAIAMANTFGNLASVYTPYLWPESDEPRYLKAMLASIAFSLGVIICAWVMRLTLQRQNRKTLATNPDALNLYVY, encoded by the exons ATGACCGAGCCCAGAAAGTCGGAAGAAGCCAAGGCAGACGTCAGCCAGATGGAGCGCGTCCTGACGGGAGGCTCCAATGGCGGCGGGCCCGACAAGCCTGCCGCCAAGAgcggcaaggtcgacgagTTTGGGGCGCACACCAAGACGGACCCCAAGGAGATTGCCCTCGTCAAGAAGATTGACTGGTACATTTTG CCCATCCTCTGGGTCATGTACTTCCTCAACTTCCTCGACCGCAACGCCATGATCAACGGCAAGCTCAACTCGCTCGCCACCGACCTCAAGCTCAAGGGGACCGAGTACAATACCTGCGTCTCCATCCTATTCGTCGG ATACCTGTGCGGGCAGATCCCCTCCAACATGATCCTCAACCGGGTGCGGCCGTCCTGGTACATGGCGG GCTTCATGCTGGCCTGGTCCATCATCAGCCTGCTCACGTACCTGGCCCACGACTACAAGACCATGTTGATATGCCGCTTCTTGCTTGGCATCACCGAGGCTCCG TTCTACCCCGGCGCGCTGTACATGCTCAGCATGTTCTACACCCGTAAGGAGATCGCGACTCGCATGGCCATCTTCTACACCGGCAACATGCTTGCCAGCGCCTTCTCCGGCCTGATCGCCGCCGGTATCTTTGCCGGCTTGGACGGGAAGCATGGCCTCGCGGGATGGCAATG GCTCTTCATCATCCAGGGAGCCGTCTCCATCGGCGTCGCCTTCGGGGCCTTCTACTTCCTCCCCAACGCGCCCCTCCAGACCCGCTGGCTCACCCCCGAGCAGCGGCAGATGGCCCACCAGCGCATCTTTGACGACACGACGGACCGCCGCGAGGGCAAGACGAGCGTGTGGAAGGGCCTGCGCGAGGCCTGCACCGACTGGCGCACCTGGGTCTTCTGCCTCATGGACAACATGCACCTGTCGGCCAACGGCTTCAAGAACTTCCTGCCGAGCGTCGTCAAGACGCTCAACtacaacaccaccatcaccctGGTCCTGACGTGCCCCCCTTACATCCTGGCGGGCATCATGAGCATCGTCGTCTCGCACTCGTCCGGCCGCTTCAACGAGCGCACGTGGCACACGACCGTGAGCAAGCTGATCGCGTGTGCCGGCTTTGCCATGGCCGTGGCGACTCTCAACACCACGGTCAGATATGTCG GTATCATGATCTTTGTAGGCGCCACGTACGGTGTAAACAACATCATT CTCGGCTGGACCGCTTCCACGCTGGGACAGACGGACGAGAAAaaggccgtcgccatcgccatggcCAACACCTTCGGCAACCTCGCCAGCGTCTACACGCCCTACCTGTGGCCGGAATCCGACGAGCCGAGGTACCTGAAGGCCATGTTGGCCAGCATCGCCTTCTCGCTCGGTGTCATTATCTGCGCCTGGGTCATGCGGCTCACGTTGCAGAGGCAGAACCGGAAGACCCTGGCGACGAACCCGGATGCTCTGAACCTGTATGTGTACTAA